TTCGTTCTCTTTTTCTTTAAAATTAAGTGTTAAAAATGATTTTCTTGTTATTAAAATTACTCGAAATTTTGGTGCAGAAAGTCAATCTTTTTGAAGGTTGTGAAGAATATTTTTGATTTGCCTTTTATAATAATTTCGTTTAACTGCATTAGCAAATTTTTTCGGAATTGAAATACCAATTTCGAAAAAAGCAAATTTTGAATAATAAAGAATAAGAGAATTTGTAACTATTTGCTTTTTAGATTCAATTATTGCTTGGAATTCTCAATTTTTTTTAATAGTCGGAATTTTTTGCAAAATTATCCTAAAAACTA
This sequence is a window from Mesomycoplasma ovipneumoniae. Protein-coding genes within it:
- the rnpA gene encoding ribonuclease P protein component, with translation MQKIPTIKKNWEFQAIIESKKQIVTNSLILYYSKFAFFEIGISIPKKFANAVKRNYYKRQIKNILHNLQKDWLSAPKFRVILITRKSFLTLNFKEKENEIIKIFKEFQKNEK